One genomic segment of Streptomyces liangshanensis includes these proteins:
- a CDS encoding response regulator, producing the protein MVPDVAPVSDDHVLTGLAEEAVRALAHQLAAQARGAPDGEGGTDGIATATGEPAPEALTELDRLRALSYLSRAVERCARDQAAAAAQAGANYPQLGDAWGITRQGARRRWPGLVFTAQPASRPLPSTQHRSTAVNPFSIDRPYSVLLVEDDLADALLVEEALVARGMARTITQVTDGIAALEHLRDPETERPDLIVLDLNMPRMNGRELLAVLKDDPALGPIPVVVLTTSAAPDDIEGAYRQHANAYVAKPVNLDEFITAVQGIDAFFLDTATLPRP; encoded by the coding sequence ATGGTCCCCGACGTTGCCCCCGTGTCCGACGACCATGTGCTGACCGGCCTCGCCGAGGAAGCGGTGAGGGCGTTGGCGCACCAGCTGGCGGCACAGGCCCGAGGGGCCCCGGACGGAGAGGGAGGGACCGACGGCATCGCGACGGCGACCGGCGAACCCGCCCCCGAGGCGTTGACGGAGCTGGACCGGCTGCGCGCGCTGTCCTACCTGAGCCGGGCCGTGGAGCGGTGCGCGCGGGACCAGGCCGCCGCCGCGGCGCAGGCCGGCGCGAACTACCCCCAGCTCGGCGACGCGTGGGGCATCACCCGGCAGGGCGCCCGCCGCCGCTGGCCCGGACTCGTCTTCACCGCCCAGCCCGCCTCGCGCCCCCTTCCCTCCACCCAGCACAGGAGCACAGCCGTGAACCCCTTCTCGATCGACCGCCCCTACAGCGTGCTCCTCGTCGAGGACGACCTCGCCGACGCGCTGCTCGTCGAGGAGGCGCTCGTCGCGCGCGGCATGGCTCGTACGATCACGCAGGTCACCGACGGCATCGCCGCCCTGGAGCACCTGCGCGACCCCGAAACGGAGCGCCCCGACCTGATCGTCCTGGACCTGAACATGCCGCGGATGAACGGCAGGGAGCTCCTCGCGGTCCTCAAGGACGACCCGGCCCTCGGCCCCATCCCGGTGGTGGTCCTCACCACGTCCGCCGCGCCCGACGACATCGAGGGCGCCTACCGCCAGCACGCCAACGCGTACGTCGCCAAGCCGGTCAACCTGGACGAGTTCATCACCGCCGTGCAGGGCATCGACGCCTTCTTCCTCGACACGGCGACCCTGCCGCGCCCGTAG